One Methanobacterium alcaliphilum genomic window carries:
- a CDS encoding class III signal peptide-containing protein, translating into MKFLKDEAGQGAAEYILLFGGVIVIAIAALVIYRAYFSENSGLDAAQDVQSVRTNMQNNG; encoded by the coding sequence ATGAAGTTTTTAAAAGACGAAGCAGGACAAGGTGCAGCTGAATATATTTTACTCTTTGGTGGTGTAATCGTTATAGCTATTGCAGCACTTGTGATTTATAGAGCATACTTCAGCGAGAATTCTGGTCTAGACGCCGCACAAGATGTGCAATCAGTAAGAACCAACATGCAAAACAACGGATAA
- a CDS encoding dolichyl-diphosphooligosaccharide--protein glycosyltransferase subunit STT3, translated as MDKNQILVIVILSLFIFTIGFVLRAESINLPAIKENKEFYLDSHGLPYMYELDSYYHYRITENYLKNGHLGDSIKYNQSWDSYSYFPPGRAAIYPPLIVWVAIIFNWIVNIFANISLLESCFWLPALISPLAGIAGYLLVRKYVGDVAGFSTGILLVTAPVYFMRTVPGFFDTDMFNILLPLLTVYFFLEAIDSSKKNYIYFYTAMASVSLTFFALAWTGWSYLLYIMLGAGFIYSMLCKIKKIPVKNFFMIFISFLAISIILVYLISGLDTIMSAIDYPLSMVHLLQSSDYGQWPNIYASVGELRKPTFNEFISGAGPVNLGLGIFGIFVIASVMLRRDMRKKYLPDFNWFLFILIFVWMSIALFAYSTSIRFAMLVIPPLAIFSGVMFGVVIGYIKNASFKDHRQKISSLMIVILLLTICIPPIVNTVDSYTIFYPGVNDDLVNASFWIKSHTNNDTVIFTYWSYGHFFSEFSNRPVSVDGGSQNTPRTFWIYKAFSTSNKTLAKGIFRMLATSGDESYLTLNNFTKNTSLTVKIMEDILVASRDDAEYILINKYNIPFNASQIILNETHPSKSRSFVVITSDEMMYKGYWTFEFGEWNFEKGQGNNYTYSTGITNDTGNIRNYSNGVLVDMNLKKVTWDGKIPYCAIFIGNNTTKTIYMDNQSNFCTLFLLNEKKVVVMDKKFEKSLFTQLVLIKKPTSNFKQLYKNNSVMVWKMK; from the coding sequence ATGGATAAAAATCAAATATTAGTTATTGTAATCTTATCTCTTTTTATATTCACCATAGGATTTGTTCTCCGTGCGGAATCTATAAATTTACCCGCAATTAAAGAAAATAAGGAGTTTTATCTGGATTCTCATGGGTTACCTTATATGTATGAACTTGATTCTTATTATCATTATCGGATTACTGAAAATTATCTTAAAAATGGGCATTTGGGAGATAGCATTAAATATAATCAGAGTTGGGATTCTTATTCCTATTTTCCACCAGGCAGGGCGGCTATCTATCCTCCATTGATTGTCTGGGTGGCCATAATATTTAACTGGATTGTTAATATATTTGCGAACATCTCCCTATTGGAGTCCTGTTTCTGGTTGCCAGCATTAATTAGTCCTCTAGCTGGCATTGCGGGTTATTTATTAGTACGTAAATATGTAGGTGATGTAGCAGGCTTTTCAACTGGGATTTTACTGGTCACGGCGCCTGTTTATTTCATGCGCACTGTTCCAGGGTTCTTTGATACAGATATGTTTAATATTTTGCTCCCTCTTTTAACGGTTTACTTCTTTTTAGAGGCAATAGATTCCTCAAAAAAGAATTATATTTACTTTTACACAGCCATGGCTTCGGTTTCTCTAACATTCTTTGCTTTGGCCTGGACCGGGTGGTCATATCTATTGTATATAATGCTAGGGGCAGGATTTATTTATTCTATGCTTTGCAAAATAAAAAAAATTCCTGTTAAAAACTTTTTCATGATATTTATATCATTTTTAGCCATTTCAATTATTTTAGTTTACTTGATAAGTGGATTGGATACTATAATGTCTGCAATTGACTATCCGTTGAGCATGGTGCATTTATTGCAGAGTTCTGATTATGGGCAATGGCCCAATATTTATGCATCTGTTGGTGAACTACGTAAACCCACATTCAATGAATTTATATCTGGGGCAGGACCGGTTAATTTAGGTCTGGGTATATTTGGGATTTTTGTCATTGCCAGTGTAATGCTCCGCAGAGACATGAGAAAAAAGTATCTGCCTGATTTCAACTGGTTTTTATTTATTTTGATTTTTGTTTGGATGAGTATTGCTTTGTTCGCATATTCCACAAGTATTAGATTTGCAATGTTAGTTATACCTCCTCTTGCAATATTTTCAGGAGTTATGTTTGGTGTTGTCATAGGCTATATTAAAAATGCATCTTTCAAAGATCATCGTCAAAAAATATCTAGTTTAATGATAGTTATATTACTCCTAACTATTTGCATACCTCCTATAGTCAATACGGTTGATAGTTATACTATATTTTATCCTGGGGTTAATGATGATTTGGTAAATGCTTCTTTTTGGATTAAATCCCACACTAATAATGATACTGTCATTTTTACATACTGGAGCTATGGTCATTTCTTTTCAGAATTTTCAAATAGGCCTGTTTCAGTTGATGGTGGTTCTCAAAATACTCCCCGTACTTTTTGGATATATAAAGCTTTTTCAACAAGTAATAAAACACTTGCCAAGGGTATTTTTAGAATGCTTGCAACAAGTGGGGATGAATCGTATTTAACCTTGAATAATTTTACTAAAAATACTTCTCTAACAGTAAAAATAATGGAGGACATATTAGTTGCCTCTCGAGATGATGCTGAATATATATTAATAAACAAGTATAATATTCCATTCAATGCATCTCAAATAATATTAAATGAAACTCATCCATCAAAATCTAGATCATTTGTGGTTATTACAAGCGATGAAATGATGTATAAAGGGTATTGGACATTTGAATTTGGTGAATGGAACTTTGAAAAAGGGCAGGGTAATAATTACACTTATTCTACTGGAATCACCAATGACACGGGTAATATAAGAAATTATAGTAATGGTGTTTTAGTGGATATGAATCTAAAGAAAGTAACATGGGATGGGAAAATTCCGTATTGTGCTATCTTCATTGGGAACAATACAACCAAAACAATTTATATGGATAATCAAAGTAATTTCTGTACTTTGTTTTTATTAAATGAGAAAAAAGTTGTAGTAATGGATAAAAAATTTGAAAAATCACTTTTTACTCAACTAGTACTAATTAAAAAGCCAACATCTAACTTTAAACAATTATATAAAAATAATTCAGTTATGGTCTGGAAAATGAAATAG
- a CDS encoding metal-dependent hydrolase — protein MKLRWLGHSAFELISEENVKILIDPFISNNPACSVPVEEIEADLICVTHGHADHFGDALEIANRTGALIIANHELSIFFSQQGFQTQGMNIGASSKYQNIKVTMLDSKHSSDIDFMEEMVPGGTACGFIFELENGLKIYHAGDTGLFGDMKTIIADFYKPDIAILPIGDRYTMGPEAASQAAQWISPKKLIPMHYNTFPVIEQDADEFVNLVHSKNPDIEVIILEPGQTYME, from the coding sequence TTGAAACTTAGATGGCTGGGACACTCTGCATTTGAATTGATTTCAGAAGAAAATGTTAAAATTTTAATAGACCCTTTTATTAGCAATAATCCTGCCTGTAGTGTTCCGGTGGAGGAAATTGAAGCTGATTTGATATGCGTAACCCATGGGCATGCGGACCATTTTGGTGATGCCCTGGAAATTGCAAATCGAACCGGTGCATTGATAATAGCCAATCATGAATTATCAATTTTCTTTTCTCAACAGGGATTCCAAACACAGGGAATGAATATTGGTGCATCAAGCAAGTATCAAAATATTAAGGTGACCATGCTTGATTCTAAGCATTCCTCTGATATTGATTTTATGGAAGAAATGGTCCCTGGAGGTACTGCCTGCGGGTTCATCTTCGAGTTAGAAAATGGGCTTAAAATATATCATGCTGGGGACACGGGACTTTTTGGAGATATGAAAACTATTATCGCTGACTTTTATAAACCAGATATAGCAATTTTACCAATAGGTGATCGTTATACTATGGGGCCGGAAGCTGCTTCTCAAGCAGCGCAATGGATTTCTCCTAAAAAACTTATCCCCATGCATTACAATACATTTCCAGTGATAGAACAAGACGCTGATGAATTTGTGAATTTAGTTCACAGTAAAAATCCTGATATTGAGGTAATCATTTTAGAACCGGGTCAAACTTACATGGAATAA
- a CDS encoding class III signal peptide-containing protein, whose product MLFDEKAQVSAEMILLIGAILIIVLVVGSYVFDISGAIAGNISDVVDTARDVTINKI is encoded by the coding sequence ATGTTATTCGATGAAAAAGCCCAGGTAAGCGCAGAGATGATTTTATTAATTGGAGCCATACTAATTATCGTATTAGTCGTTGGTTCCTATGTCTTTGATATATCTGGTGCAATTGCAGGTAACATCAGTGATGTTGTCGATACAGCAAGAGATGTAACGATTAACAAAATTTAA
- a CDS encoding STT3 domain-containing protein, protein MFFTGLFLRLQFTDLAGLSESQKEFFEDKNGMQYFQESDSYYNYRMASNFLKNGYLGDKVINGVVWDSYSYFPSGVPLDYPPLLSWLSVLIFKIINFFSSVSFYEICFYLPGLLSPLCGVIGFLFVRRIAGDLGGFLTGMLLVSSIFYCLKTMPGFFDTDMFIIIFPLLIIWSLLESNRAKIYKNKIILASLAGVFMFLFAMAWNGWQYLFYCILIAFLLYGVIGKKQNWDLRYYPFLIICFFGISLILIGLTNPINVYKLVLGPLEYFDVINSNYNIWYPWPDTYKNVAELEPATIGRVLYFTGPLTVILGLCGVILLSWNEFRNKNSPDKLGRFCHITLLVWTLMSILSLTKGVRFIGLLLPPLAVFSGILIGLLFGKFQSMELPFNKTKKWIIGFFIVLIIISPQIIQTHNTSKIVTPLYNDHYAESAEWILNNTPNNTVIITDWSYGHFYAEAANRPVSYDGRLGYIETLPVRWIEYTPINMSTEIPNTSRDYWISLGLNTDNSTLARGIFIMLASSGDEAYLTTDTYTKNTTKSILILEDILGLSWSSAKRVLQKKYGFSDQQSKEILKYSHPVVKRPFIVITMNNSFKSGKNNTFKLVYQNKIINIWSL, encoded by the coding sequence ATTTTTTTTACAGGCCTTTTTCTTCGTTTACAATTTACAGATTTGGCTGGATTATCTGAATCTCAAAAAGAATTTTTTGAAGATAAAAATGGAATGCAATATTTTCAAGAAAGTGACTCATATTACAATTACAGAATGGCATCTAACTTTCTTAAAAATGGATATCTGGGGGATAAAGTAATTAATGGTGTTGTTTGGGATTCTTATTCCTATTTTCCTTCAGGTGTTCCTTTAGATTATCCTCCACTTTTATCTTGGTTATCTGTTCTGATTTTTAAAATCATTAATTTTTTTAGCAGTGTTTCTTTTTATGAAATATGCTTTTACTTGCCTGGGCTATTAAGTCCCCTATGTGGAGTAATCGGGTTTCTCTTTGTGAGAAGAATCGCAGGGGATTTAGGAGGATTTTTAACCGGAATGTTATTAGTTTCTTCGATTTTTTATTGTTTAAAAACCATGCCTGGATTTTTTGATACGGATATGTTTATTATTATATTTCCACTTTTAATAATTTGGAGTTTATTAGAATCAAATAGGGCTAAGATTTATAAAAATAAAATTATTTTAGCCAGTCTGGCTGGGGTTTTCATGTTTTTGTTTGCAATGGCATGGAACGGTTGGCAGTATTTATTTTATTGCATATTGATAGCTTTTTTACTGTATGGAGTTATTGGAAAAAAACAAAATTGGGATCTAAGATATTATCCTTTTCTAATAATATGTTTTTTTGGAATCAGTTTGATTCTCATTGGACTAACAAATCCCATAAATGTATATAAATTAGTTTTAGGCCCGTTAGAATATTTTGATGTAATAAATTCTAATTATAATATATGGTATCCATGGCCAGATACTTATAAGAATGTAGCTGAACTAGAACCCGCTACTATCGGCAGGGTTTTATATTTTACTGGTCCATTAACTGTAATCTTGGGGTTGTGTGGTGTGATTTTACTTTCATGGAATGAATTTAGAAATAAAAATTCTCCAGATAAATTAGGAAGGTTTTGCCATATCACACTTTTGGTATGGACTTTAATGTCTATTTTATCATTAACCAAGGGCGTCAGGTTCATAGGATTACTTTTACCTCCTTTAGCCGTATTTTCAGGAATTTTAATAGGGCTCTTATTTGGCAAATTCCAATCAATGGAATTGCCATTTAATAAAACAAAAAAATGGATAATTGGATTCTTTATTGTATTAATTATTATTTCTCCCCAAATCATACAAACCCATAATACTTCGAAAATAGTTACTCCGCTTTATAATGATCATTATGCTGAATCGGCAGAATGGATTTTAAATAACACGCCTAATAATACTGTTATTATAACTGATTGGAGTTATGGTCATTTTTATGCTGAAGCCGCTAATCGGCCGGTTTCTTATGATGGAAGGTTGGGGTACATAGAGACTTTACCGGTAAGATGGATAGAATATACTCCGATTAATATGAGCACTGAGATACCCAATACCTCTCGAGACTATTGGATTAGTTTAGGGTTGAATACAGATAATTCGACTTTAGCTAGAGGTATTTTCATTATGCTTGCATCTAGTGGGGATGAAGCTTACTTAACTACAGATACTTATACTAAAAATACTACTAAGAGTATTTTAATACTGGAAGATATTTTAGGTTTGTCTTGGAGTTCTGCAAAAAGGGTACTGCAAAAAAAATATGGTTTTTCTGATCAACAATCTAAAGAAATACTTAAATATTCTCATCCTGTGGTGAAACGTCCGTTTATTGTTATCACCATGAATAACAGCTTTAAATCTGGTAAAAATAATACTTTTAAATTAGTATATCAAAATAAAATCATAAATATATGGTCGTTATAA
- a CDS encoding class III signal peptide-containing protein: MEFLVDERGQGAAEYILLFGGVIVIAIAALLIYRSYIYTATSPFDAQTDINNVRTNMENQE; the protein is encoded by the coding sequence ATGGAATTTTTAGTAGATGAACGGGGGCAGGGTGCTGCAGAGTACATCCTGCTGTTTGGTGGGGTAATCGTTATTGCAATCGCAGCACTTTTGATTTATAGATCTTATATATATACTGCTACTAGCCCATTCGATGCTCAAACAGATATTAATAACGTTCGTACCAATATGGAAAACCAAGAATAA